TCAAGGCCGGCCGCATCAACCACGACACCCTCGTCACCGTCACGGCCGAGGACGCGCGCATCGGCGGCACGCAGGTCTGGCTCAAGCAGGGCGAGGTGTTCACCGTGGACGAGTTGCTCTACGCACTCATGATCCAGTCGGCCAATGACTGCGCGCACGCCCTCGCCCACGCCGCCGCCGCGGGCCGCGAGGAATTTGTCGCGCTCATGAACGCCCGCGCCCAATCGCTCGGCATGAAAAACACCACCTTCCGCACGCCGCACGGCCTGCCGCCCTCCAGCCGCCGCGACGCCGACGGCGATCTCACCACCCCGCGCGACCTCGCCTTGCTCAGCCTCGCGCTCATCCGTGAAACCGACGTCCTCAAATACACCTCCGTCCGCCTGCGCGAATTCGGCGCGCGCACCCGCCCCGAACCCGTCATGATGAAAAACCACAACAACCTCCTTCCCAAGGTCGCAGGCGTGGACGGCCTCAAGACCGGCTTCACGCAGAACGCCGGCTTCTGCCTCGCCGCCACCGCGCAGCGCAACGGCAACCGCCTCATCGTCGTCACCATG
This genomic stretch from Termitidicoccus mucosus harbors:
- a CDS encoding D-alanyl-D-alanine carboxypeptidase family protein; translation: MSDSSAHRFPFLLAILTLFAGVVVFPSKAAAQSRTKTTRAPAVVPSTYKGAIVVNAASGEVLFEDNADFVSPPASVTKLMTFLIVHDAIKAGRINHDTLVTVTAEDARIGGTQVWLKQGEVFTVDELLYALMIQSANDCAHALAHAAAAGREEFVALMNARAQSLGMKNTTFRTPHGLPPSSRRDADGDLTTPRDLALLSLALIRETDVLKYTSVRLREFGARTRPEPVMMKNHNNLLPKVAGVDGLKTGFTQNAGFCLAATAQRNGNRLIVVTMGSPDSKSRDLKIANLFEHYFAKLPASPISAAPVTSATPASPSQPARTPPPAPEKPAAPPPQNAGTLNPDGPDIRF